A window of the Aspergillus flavus chromosome 6, complete sequence genome harbors these coding sequences:
- a CDS encoding dsRNA-specific nuclease dicer (Dicer-like protein 2), whose product MAQLNGSNGTGLLYKPRQYQYEMFEASLKENIIVAMDTGTGKTQIALLRIAHQLEGGGPQKLTWFLTPTVALCLQQYEVIRSHLPAVRACTITGLDKVERWKSQYIWDELLKDKQVVVSTHAVLFEALTHGFVRISQLGLLIFDEAHHCMRRHPANMIMLDFYHPTLRKHGRDSVPCILGLTASPVVRSKSQEMKTLESNLDSICKTPQVHKQELTTYAHRPELLPIIYKAIDEGPGGRALQALEHAWDTADIDGDPDAIPQNGSLLNGSGEYKALMVRKTLCNEQIKRFVDRSRHIFAELGEWAADYYICTSVEQLRTTIRDQSLTMDWEDEERAYLSNFLSKLPVAEVQANLADPNNFTMSPKLAALINFLDKFDDPEFSGLIFVKQRVTVSVLARLLSLHPQTRDRFRCAAYVGMSVGSCRQDMVGDWHNAKKQRGTMDDFRSGRKNLIVTTSVLEEGIDVTACRVVVCFDKPANLKSFIQRRGRARQQKSTYAIMFSTADEHGDLRRWQILEQAMVEAYQDEERRLREAEAQEAVDENVPEMITVEATGAVITPDSVVTHLYHFCAVLPEERYVDNRPEFSFEKDRQGLIKGTVILPSCVHPKVRRIQGKLWWKSERAAVKETAFQAYRALYEFGLLNDHLLPLTKNPEMRPTDHTTLPSLLDVSEQYDPWTDWANSWSCPDVHQMRIALESNGHPADGLIMKLIGPTNLPPLAPITLFWDRDTRLTLSFDVPERITTVTDNCIANMRTVTALYIQAPRSRNLLNNDDFVTLFGPDLPSTELADWLLRNAGYETAHEAYSRGTMPGTMGIIRDLSRYDEPFFCHRWIESETGLIEIECRPIPRRRNFLHPPALDNGQADAIVESEHGSAKVHMVAAESCTVDKLPVSTAIFGLFIPHIVDRLESTLIANRLCATILCDVGFADIQHVITAIMAPSAQGVTNYQRYEFLGDSILKYIVSCQLFFQNLNWPEGFLTEGRTTIVQNPRLTRAALDAGLDSFIITKALTPRRWIAPLISTRVGAAPVKRQMSAKVLADVIEALIGAAYLDGGHSKAQICTHCFLPEVNRQPLDIPSLITQTEHGRTARQIIDGDLQRHLGYTFKNEDLLIEALTHPSCQHDQTTQSYQRLEFLGDAILDMVIVPIIFQYSNKISPGDMTLIKHAVVNANLLGFFCMEFSIEQDKTKVEKTPDGRFAVKSETQHVELWRFMRFNSLDLQTSRDAALDRHRRLRNKILTSLYHGPSYPWQSLSQLYADKFFSDIVESVLGAIYVDSGGDLSACERFLEQIGLLSYVRRVLLDGINVTHPRNIAQRLSKGDALFNLRRVSDEKGRSMYRCTVTMNDAQIVLVEGCQCGEEAEVRAANETIEFLQRRQEVV is encoded by the exons ATGGCTCAGCTGAATGGATCAAATGGGACTGGCTTGCTGTATAAACCACGGCAGTATCAGTATGAGATGTTTGAGGCTAGTTTGAAGGAGAATATCATTGTTGCt ATGGATACCGGGACGGGGAAGACGCAGAT TGCGCTCTTACGGATCGCTCATCAGTTGGAGGGAGGTGGGCCACAGAAG CTGACTTGGTTCTTGACTCCAACTGTGGCTTTGTGTCTTCAGCAATATGAGGTGATTCGGAGTCATCTTCCCGCTGTGAGAGCCTGTACAATCACAGGGCTGGACAAGGTTGAGCGCTGGAAGAGCCAGTATATTTGGGATGAGCTCTTGAAAGACAAGCAAGTGGTAGTGTCGACTCATGCGGTTTTGTTCGAGGCCTTGACTCATGGCTTTGTCCGGATATCCCAGTTGGGTCTGCTTATATTTGACGAAG CTCATCATTGCATGCGGCGGCATCCGGCGAACATGATCATGCTTGATTTTTATCATCCCACTTTGCGAAAGCATGGCAGAGACAGCGTTCCTTGCATATTGGGTCTAACGGCTAGCCCAGTGGTCAGGTCAAAGAGTCAGGAGATGAA AACCCTAGAATCGAATCTCGACTCGATCTGCAAAACTCCGCAAGTCCACAAACAAGAACTCACCACGTACGCCCACAGACCAGAGTTACTGCCCATCATCTACAAAGCCATAGATGAAGGGCCTGGCGGCAGGGCCCTGCAAGCCCTGGAGCACGCCTGGGATACGGCGGACATTGACGGAGATCCAGACGCTATACCACAAAACGGCAGCCTGCTCAACGGGAGCGGGGAATACAAAGCGCTCATGGTACGAAAAACCCTCTGCAACGAGCAAATTAAACGCTTTGTGGACCGAAGCCGTCACATATTCGCAGAACTGGGAGAGTGGGCAGCAGACTACTACATTTGCACATCCGTAGAACAACTGCGCACTACGATTCGCGATCAGTCTTTGACCATGGACTGGGAAGACGAGGAGAGAGCCTACCTTTCAAACTTCTTGTCCAAGCTACCAGTCGCGGAGGTCCAGGCTAACCTCGCAGATCCGAACAACTTCACAATGTCGCCAAAGCTCGCAGCATTGATAAACTTCCTTGACAAATTCGACGACCCCGAGTTCTCGGGCTTGATCTTTGTAAAACAAAGAGTAACCGTAAGCGTACTGGCCAGGTTACTTTCTCTCCACCCCCAAACCAGGGACCGATTCCGATGCGCAGCTTATGTTGGCATGTCGGTTGGCAGTTGTCGTCAAGACATGGTGGGCGACTGGCATAATGCGAAGAAGCAGCGAGGTACCATGGACGACTTCCGAAGTGGGCGTAAAAATCTGATTGTCACGACCAGCGTTTTGGAAGAAGGTATCGACGTCACGGCCTGTCGTGTCGTCGTATGCTTTGACAAGCCCGCTAACTTAAAGTCCTTCATCCAAAGGCGCGGTCGAGCACGACAGCAAAAGTCAACATACGCTATCATGTTCTCCACAGCGGACGAGCACGGCGATTTGCGCAGGTGGCAGATTTTAGAGCAAGCTATGGTCGAAGCTTATCAAGACGAAGAGAGACGGCTCCGCGAGGcagaagcgcaagaagcAGTCGATGAAAATGTACCAGAGATGATCACCGTTGAAGCCACCGG CGCCGTCATAACACCCGATTCAGTCGTCACACATCTCTACCACTTCTGCGCCGTGCTTCCTGAGGAACGGTATGTCGACAACAGGCCGGAGTTCTCGTTCGAGAAGGACAGACAAGGTCTTATCAAAGGCACGGTGATCCTGCCCAGCTGCGTGCACCCGAAAGTCCGTCGCATCCAAGGCAAACTATGGTGGAAGAGTGAGCGTGCAGCAGTCAAAGAGACAGCTTTCCAGGCATACCGGGCCCTCTATGAGTTTGGCCTTTTGAACGATCATCTTCTCCCATTAACGAAAAACCCGGAGATGAGGCCGACTGATCACACCACTTTGCCCTCGCTATTAGATGTGTCTGAGCAGTATGATCCTTGGACAGACTGGGCAAACTCGTGGTCATGTCCAGATGTGCATCAGATGCGTATTGCCTTGGAAAGCAACGGACACCCAGCAGATGGGCTAATTATGAAGCTGATCGGACCGACGAACCTGCCACCACTGGCTCCAATAACTCTTTTCTGGGATCGCGATACTCGTCTCACATTGTCATTCGATGTACCAGAGCGTATCACAACAGTAACCGATAACTGCATCGCGAACATGCGGACAGTCACTGCACTTTACATTCAAGCGCCCCGTAGCCGAAACCTGTTAAATAATGATGACTTTGTGACCCTATTTGGGCCTGACCTACCGAGCACCGAGTTGGCCGATTGGCTCCTTCGAAACGCGGGATATGAAACTGCCCATGAGGCGTACTCACGGGGCACTATGCCCGGTACGATGGGAATAATCCGGGACCTTTCGCGCTATGACGAGCCGTTCTTCTGCCATAGATGGATCGAGTCCGAAACCGGCTTAATTGAAATAGAATGCAGGCCTATCCCACGTCGGAGGAACTTTTTGCATCCGCCGGCCTTAGATAACGGGCAAGCTGATGCTATCGTTGAGTCGGAACATGGTTCTGCCAAGGTGCACATGGTGGCTGCCGAAAGCTGTACTGTGGACAAGTTACCAGTGTCCACAGCCATATTTGGCTTATTTATCCCACACATTGTTGACCGACTTGAGAGTACATTGATCGCAAACAGACTGTGCGCAACCATTCTGTGTGACGTCGGGTTCGCGGACATTCAGCATGTTATCACAGCCATCATGGCACCATCGGCTCAAGGGGTGACCAACTATCAGCGATATGAGTTTCTCGGGGACTCGATCCTAAAGTACATTGTTTCGTGTCAGCTTTTCTTTCAGAACCTTAACTGGCCGGAGGGCTTCCTCACCGAAGGTCGCACCACTATTGTCCAGAACCCTCGGCTCACCAGGGCTGCTCTTGACGCTGGATTGGATTCTTTCATTATCACAAAGGCGCTCACTCCTCGCCGGTGGATTGCACCACTGATATCCACAAGGGTGGGGGCTGCTCCTGTCAAGCGACAGATGTCAGCCAAGGTGTTGGCGGACGTCATCGAGGCTCTAATTGGAGCCGCCTATCTGGACGGTGGCCATTCCAAAGCCCAGATTTGCACGCATTGCTTCCTTCCGGAGGTCAACAGACAGCCCCTGGACATTCCATCTCTCATCACACAGACGGAGCATGGACGAACCGCGCGCCAGATCATAGACGGTGACTTGCAAAGACACCTTGGCTACACCTTCAAGAACGAGGATCTCCTGATCGAGGCTCTCACCCACCCTTCCTGCCAGCACGACCAAACCACCCAGTCCTATCAGCGATTAGAGTTCCTCGGCGATGCTATCCTCGACATGGTCATTGtccccatcatcttccaatACTCTAACAAAATCTCACCAGGAGACATGACCCTCATCAAACATGCAGTAGTGAACGCGAACCTGCTTGGGTTTTTCTGCATGGAGTTTTCCATCGAACAAGACAAGACCAAAGTTGAAAAGACCCCTGACGGCCGATTCGCGGTCAAGTCCGAGACACAGCATGTGGAGCTGTGGCGCTTCATGAGATTCAATAGTCTCGATCTGCAAACCTCCCGCGATGCAGCTCTAGACCGTCATCGCAGACTCCGAAACAAAATTCTTACCTCCCTCTACCACGGCCCCAGTTATCCCTGGCAGAGTCTCTCCCAACTCTACGCAGACAAATTCTTCTCCGACATCGTTGAGAGCGTCCTCGGAGCCATTTATGTTGACTCAGGCGGGGACCTCTCTGCATGCGAACGCTTCCTCGAGCAGATTGGCTTGCTGTCTTATGTTAGACGCGTTCTGTTAGATGGTATCAACGTGACTCACCCTCGGAACATCGCACAGCGACTGTCAAAGGGGGACGCGCTTTTCAATTTGAGGCGTGTCTCGGATGAGAAAGGCCGCTCCATGTACCGGTGCACAGTTACTATGAACGATGCCCAGATTGTCCTTGTGGAGGGTTGTCAGTGTGGCGAAGAGGCCGAGGTGAGGGCTGCCAACGAAACGATTGAGTTCTTGCAGCGTCGCCAGGAAGTTGTTTGA
- a CDS encoding putative bZIP transcription factor, translated as MQPTLAPAPHPSMQTSAQDHADQVLHDQLLAAHQHLSHPQQPRPQPPAAQPPHMQPNTTSPRDQNNIDPAISGAAMLSGPPQTPPQPEPTGQESPKTYGKRPLSTSKRAAQNRAAQRAFRQRKESYIRKLEEQVKEFDTMSEAFKALQAENYQLREYIINLQSRLLESQGEVPELPGNIDLSQPRTDLNVPQPGAGPATTSSSAPAPPSGAQQAQPPQGGASNDDMNSLNRIAVAGLGMRKHPNEEANYLGNNFTGRRTRPDETQADSEVTKTEQAPHGLPMVS; from the exons ATGCAGCCGACATTAGCTCCAGCGCCGCATCCAAGCATGCAAACATCTGCTCAG GACCATGCGGATCAGG TGCTCCATGACCAGCTCCTAGCGGCCCATCAGCACCTATCGCATCCACAGCAACCACGTCCGCAACCCCCTGCCGCGCAGCCACCGCACATGCAGCCCAATACAACAAGTCCTCGCGACCAGAACAACATCGATCCCGCGATTTCAGGTGCTGCAATGCTCAGCGGCCCGCCACAGACACCCCCCCAGCCGGAGCCCACGGGCCAGGAGAGTCCGAAGACGTATGGCAAGCGACCGTTGTCGACCTCCAAGCGCGCTGCTCAAAATCGTGCCGCACAG CGAGCATTCCGCCAGCGAAAAGAAAGTTACATTCGCAAATTGGAGGAGCAGGTGAAGGAGTTTGATACTATGTCGGAGGCTTTCAAGGCGCTGCAGGCAGAGAACTATCAGTTGCGCGAGTATATTATCAATCTTCAGTCGCGACTTCTGGAATCCCAAGGCGAGGTGCCCGAGCTCCCAGGAAACATCGACCTGAGCCAGCCACGAACCGACTTGAATGTACCGCAACCCGGTGCTGGGCCTGCAACAACGTCTTCGTCGGCGCCAGCGCCGCCCTCCGGAGCTCAACAAGCGCAGCCGCCTCAGGGGGGTGCGTCCAATGACGACATGAACTCCCTGAACCGGATAGCCGTGGCCGGCTTGGGGATGCGCAAGCATCCCAACGAAGAGGCTAACTACCTTGGCAACAACTTTACGGGTCGTCGAACGCGTCCCGACGAGACTCAAGCTGACTCGGAAGTGACAAAGACAGAGCAGGCCCCTCATGGACTTCCCATGGTCTCATGA
- a CDS encoding putative 12-oxophytodienoate reductase has protein sequence MTIRKLEGEGSKLFQPLDISNGKIKLSHRVVHAPMTRNRGVPVNATSTPENPNRTWYPGDLMVEYYRQRATPGGLIISEGIPPSLESNGMPGVPGLFTEEQIAGWKRVVDAVHEQGGYIFAQLWHAGRATIPQMTGSPAVSASATAWDSPTECYSHPPVGSTEPVRYADHPPIELTVPHIKQTIQDYCQAAESAMKIGFDGVELHGGNGYLPEQFLSSNINKRTDEYGGSPEKRCKFVLELMDELAKTVGEENLAIRLSPFGLFNQARGEQRVETWTFLCQTLKQAHPKLSYVSFIEPRYEQIFSYEEKDDFLRSWGLLDVDLTSFRKIFGDTPFFSGGGWNQTNSWGVLEEERYDALLYGRYFTSNPDLVQRLKKGIPFKPYERSRFYGPFEDNAVCYVDYPPAEVQ, from the exons ATGACCATCCGCAAGTTGGAAGGCGAAGGCTCCAAGCTCTTCCAGCCGCTGGACATCAGCAATGGCAAAATCAAGCTTAGCCATCGTGTAGTTCATGCGCCAATGACCCGCAATCGAGGCGTCCCAGTGAACGCCACCAGTACCCCTGAGAATCCCAATCGGACATGGTATCCGGGGGATCTCATGGTTGAGTACTATCGGCAGCGGGCGACCCCCGGCGGGCTGATCATTTCGGAAGGTATTCCGCCTTCACTCGAG AGTAATGGAATGCCCGGGGTTCCTGGTCTGTTCACCGAAGAGCAGATCGCTGGCTGGAAACGAGTGGTTGATGCAGTCCATGAGCAAGGGGGTTACATCTTCGCTCAACTGTGGCATGCAGGCCGTGCCACCATCCCCCAAATGACTGGATCCCCAGCCGTCTCCGCCTCGGCTACGGCCTGGGACTCGCCGACGGAGTGTTACTCTCATCCCCCCGTGGGATCGACAGAGCCTGTCCGCTATGCGGACCACCCGCCGATCGAATTAACCGTCCCACACATCAAACAGACCATCCAGGACTATTGTCAAGCCGCCGAATCAGCTATGAAGATTGGGTTCGATGGCGTCGAACTTCACGGTGGAAATGGATACCTTCCTGAGCAATTTTTGAGCTCCAACATTAACAAGCGCACGGATGAGTACGGTGGGTCGCCGGAAAAGCGATGCAAATTCGTCCTCGAATTGATGGACGAGTTGGCAAAGACGGTGGGCGAGGAGAACTTGGCCATTCGTCTCTCACCATTCGGATTGTTCAACCAAGCGCGCGGGGAGCAGCGTGTGGAAACCTGGACCTTCCTGTGCCAGACATTGAAGCAGGCCCACCCCAAGCTGTCGTATGTCAGCTTCATTGAACCT CGCTACGAACAAATCTTCAGCTacgaagagaaagatgacTTCCTGCGCAGCTGGGGTCTCCTTGATGTGGACCTCACGAGCTTCCGCAAGATCTTCGGCGACacccccttcttctcgggCGGCGGGTGGAACCAAACCAACTCCTGGGGAGTCTTGGAAGAGGAGCGCTATGATGCCCTGCTGTATGGCCGGTACTTCACCAGTAACCCGGATCTGGTGCAGCGGTTAAAGAAGGGTATCCCCTTCAAGCCGTACGAGCGTAGCCGGTTCTACGGGCCGTTTGAGGATAATGCCGTGTGCTATGTCGACTATCCTCCTGCGGAAGTTCAGTAA
- a CDS encoding 2OG-Fe(II) oxygenase family oxidoreductase: protein MSSVQSFPEIHNGLFVAPLPMIDYACLEAKDTEETQRLLDACKTHGFFYLNLKNSGTILDDWQQVLRIMETYFSQDLMTKMEDDRHSDTYGYEPCGTSAGAIHGTLDFYETLKIARSEMYGKAPSLPQAAKDNLELFDRFLRACDTITTTILARLSDLFNLIPGSRFEDKHRPGGKSRSTLTLFRYPKQETQDNKVGHNKHTDIGTLTLLFSEQWGLQVLSPETSEWNFVAPMQDHAVVNVGDSLRFLSGNVLKSCVHRVAPPNVSGRQEEHRYSIAYFLRAEDVVQYKDSKGRVISARDWHDEKYGVFRLSHDESNSDRILTGGMEKGEEFIVS, encoded by the exons ATGTCTTCGGTTCAAAGCTTCCCTGAAATCCACAATGGCTTGTTTGTTGCCCCCCTGCCTATGATTGACTATGCATGCCTCGAAGCGAAAGATACTGAAGAAACCCAGCGACTTCTGGATGCTTGCAAAACTCATGGATTCTTCTACCTGAATCTCAAGAATAGTGGGACAATCCTAGATGACTGGCAACAGGTTCTTCGCATCATGGAGACATACTTCAGTCAGGATCTGATGAcaaagatggaagatgaccGTCACAGTGATACCTACGG CTATGAGCCTTGCGGAACTTCGGCAGGGGCCATTCATGGTACACTGGACTTCTACGAGACCTTGAAG ATTGCCCGCTCCGAAATGTACGGAAAGGCACCATCCCTCCCCCAAGCCGCCAAAGACAATCTCGAGCTGTTTGACCGCTTCCTCCGAGCCTGCGATACGATCACCACGACAATTCTCGCCCGACTTTCTGATCTCTTCAATCTGATCCCCGGTTCACGCTTCGAAGACAAACATCGTCCAGGAGGAAAATCACGAAGTACGCTGACCCTCTTCCGATACCCAAAGCAAGAAACGCAAGATAACAAGGTCGGCCACAATAAACACACCGACATCGGAACCCTCACACTTCTCTTTAGTGAGCAATGGGGCCTGCAGGTGCTATCGCCTGAAACATCGGAGTGGAATTTTGTCGCCCCGATGCAAGACCATGCTGTTGTTAATGTCGGGGACTCGTTGCGGTTTCTCTCTGGCAATGTACTCAAGTCATGCGTTCATCGGGTTGCGCCGCCGAATGTGTCTGGTCGGCAGGAGGAGCATCGGTATAGTATTGCGTATTTCCTGAGAGCGGAGGACGTAGTGCAGTATAAGGATAGTAAGGGTCGGGTGATCAGTGCGAGAGATTGGCATGATGAGAAATATGGTGTGTTTCGGTTGAGCCATGATGAGTCTAATAGCGATAGGATCTTGACTGGGGGGATGGAGAAGGGTGAAGAATTCATTGTTTCTTGA